From the Lolium rigidum isolate FL_2022 chromosome 2, APGP_CSIRO_Lrig_0.1, whole genome shotgun sequence genome, one window contains:
- the LOC124689027 gene encoding uncharacterized protein LOC124689027 — MAYPSVAPPAGADAASGCKPSKLTCLCSPTNHPGSFRCSRHRTPRARPLPSSVFVRASQKQAAAPGMMKSGGGGVAGSIRATSKGRPVLRAHLHLQRLLASPPPSSGGRCREFKPRLSRLGRLAAASL; from the coding sequence ATGGCTTACCCGTCCGTAGCTCCACCCGCCGGCGCCGACGCGGCGTCGGGCTGCAAGCCATCCAAGCTCACCTGCCTCTGCTCGCCGACCAACCACCCGGGCTCCTTCCGCTGCAGCCGCCACCGGACGCCCCGCGCACGGCCACTGCCGTCATCCGTCTTCGTCCGCGCCTCGCAGAAGCAGGCcgcggcgccggggatgatgaagagcggcggcggcggcgtcgcgggAAGCATCAGAGCGACGAGCAAGGGGCGGCCCGTCCTGCGCGCGCACCTGCACCTGCAGCGGCTGCTGGCCAGCCCGCCGCCGTCGTCCGGCGGCCGCTGCCGCGAGTTCAAGCCCCGCCTGTCCAGGCTgggccgcctcgccgccgccagcttGTGA